DNA from Leptotrichia sp. oral taxon 215 str. W9775:
GGATATGATACAAAAGGTCACAATGTAAGAGGAGGATTAGGATTCAGAGTTATTTACTAATAACTTTTTATCTGAAGGAAAAAGTTTCTGTTTAAAATATAACCTTTAATTCAGAAATTGGACTATTTCAAAAAGAAAGTAAAAAAATAATGTACAAAACTATATTTTTGAATTATTAGAATTTTACAATGTAAAACAGGAAATGAATTTAGGAAAAGTCATCTGTCCGAGCCTTTAGGCAAGTTTTTGACTTTTCCTTAATAAATGACTGTTTTGTATAAGTAAAATTTTAGTAAATGAAAAAAATATAGTTTTTTTGTATATTATATTTAATTTTTATTATTTTGAGACAGCCTCATTTTTATTTTGTATTTATTTCATGTGGAACTTAAAAAATAAATAACATATAAAATTTAAAATAATACCTTTATTTGAATAAATATTCATATAAAAATATAACGATGAATATACAAAAAATATTATTTAATACTTTTTTTGTATAAAAAATGTATTAAATAATGTAAAGAAGTAGATACAATAGTCTTAAAATGTGATATAATTAGAATAAAAGAAATATATAATAGAAAAAATGGAATTAGCAAAATATCTATATAAAAATAAAATAAAAACTTAATTAATAAATATAATTTAGTTAAAAATAACAGTATGAAACAACATAAATAATGTTATTCAAAGTAATGCTATATTAAAGGAGGAAAACTATGAAAAGAAAAATGCTTTTGCTGTCAGCTTTATTTATAATGGCAACAGTAAGTTATTCAGCAGAAAAACAAAGTTTAGAAGCAAGTCTGAATTCAATAGAAAATAAGTTTAACGACCTGCTTGAAAAAGAAGCACAGAAGAAAAGGGAATTTGAAGTACAGAAGGCTCAGCTTGAAAATGAAGTTGCAGACCTTAAAGCAAAAGAAGAAGGAAAGGAAAAACTTTTTGAAAAATTGAAGAAAGACTCTGAAGTTAGATGGCACAGAGATAAATATAAACAAGTTTTGAATAATTATGATACATATTATAAAAATTTAGCTAAGCTGATAAAGGAAAAAGAACAGAAGATAGCTGAGTTGGAACAAATACTGGCAATAATGGGAAATTAGTTAAGTAAAACATTGAAG
Protein-coding regions in this window:
- a CDS encoding adhesion protein FadA is translated as MKRKMLLLSALFIMATVSYSAEKQSLEASLNSIENKFNDLLEKEAQKKREFEVQKAQLENEVADLKAKEEGKEKLFEKLKKDSEVRWHRDKYKQVLNNYDTYYKNLAKLIKEKEQKIAELEQILAIMGN